The Planococcus liqunii genome includes a region encoding these proteins:
- a CDS encoding DUF1871 family protein, producing MNEYAAVKKIIDEWDPIGLLKTGCPDDEYAPEIFDIVKLLPSVESADELARGIRQVFKDWFAEYLAYEDCYSIAIEIWKHR from the coding sequence GTGAACGAGTATGCAGCTGTTAAAAAAATTATCGATGAGTGGGATCCCATAGGTTTATTAAAGACAGGGTGCCCGGACGACGAATATGCCCCTGAGATATTTGACATTGTAAAACTTTTACCGTCTGTAGAATCTGCCGATGAATTAGCAAGGGGAATCAGGCAAGTTTTTAAAGATTGGTTTGCAGAATATCTGGCCTATGAAGATTGTTATTCCATAGCCATTGAAATATGGAAGCACCGTTAA
- a CDS encoding dihydrofolate reductase family protein, with product MAKVCFGMVMSLDGFVNDREGGMNKLYASFEPNEEINDMMARTGAVIFGRRTFDLGDAESYAADYEFQVPIFVVTHHPPEKHPKENDQLTFTFVTDGVESAVRQAKEAAGEKDVLILGADVFRQALKAGLVEELQMAIAPIILGKGLRLFEQLEELEIDLEKIRTIETGKQVEIWYKVLRQ from the coding sequence ATGGCAAAGGTCTGTTTTGGGATGGTCATGTCGCTCGACGGATTTGTGAACGACCGTGAGGGGGGGATGAACAAGCTGTATGCTAGTTTTGAGCCGAACGAGGAGATCAACGACATGATGGCAAGGACGGGAGCGGTCATATTCGGGCGCCGCACGTTTGATTTGGGAGATGCGGAATCCTACGCCGCGGACTACGAGTTCCAGGTGCCGATCTTTGTGGTGACGCACCACCCGCCGGAAAAGCATCCCAAAGAAAACGACCAGTTGACGTTCACCTTTGTCACGGACGGCGTTGAAAGCGCAGTCAGGCAAGCAAAGGAAGCGGCGGGGGAAAAAGATGTGCTGATTCTCGGGGCGGATGTTTTCCGGCAGGCGCTCAAAGCCGGATTGGTGGAAGAGCTGCAAATGGCAATAGCGCCCATCATTCTCGGAAAAGGGCTCCGTCTGTTTGAACAGCTGGAAGAGCTTGAAATCGATTTGGAAAAAATCCGAACCATTGAGACCGGCAAGCAAGTGGAGATCTGGTACAAGGTGTTACGACAATAA